One window from the genome of Salvia miltiorrhiza cultivar Shanhuang (shh) chromosome 7, IMPLAD_Smil_shh, whole genome shotgun sequence encodes:
- the LOC130996152 gene encoding vacuolar iron transporter 1 yields the protein MAGESNASLLNQHKEKHFTAGEIVRDIIIGVSDGLTVPFALAAGLSGANATSAVIVTAGVAEIAAGAISMGLGGYLAAKSEADHYMRELQREQDEIIDVPDTEAAEVAEILSEYGIQPHEYSPVVNALRKNPKAWLDFMMKFELGLEKPDPKRAVQSALTIAIAYIVGGIVPLFPYMLISSADRAVVASIIVTLMALLVFGYGKGHFTGSKPFWSALQTAFIGAIASAAAFGMAKLVQG from the exons ATGGCAGGAGAATCGAACGCGTCTCTGCTGAATCAGCACAAAGAGAAGCATTTCACCGCCGGCGAGATCGTGCGAGACATCATCATCGGGGTTTCTGATGGTCTCACGGTGCCCTTCGCCCTCGCCGCGGGTCTCTCCGGCGCCAACGCCACCTCCGCCGTCATTGTCACCGCCGGAGTCGCTGAGATCGCCGCCGGCGCAATCTCCATGGGCCTCGGAGG TTACTTGGCTGCAAAAAGCGAGGCGGATCATTACATGAGGGAGCTCCAAAGGGAGCAGGACGAGATCATTGATGTGCCTGATACAG AAGCAGCAGAGGTAGCAGAGATATTGTCGGAATATGGAATTCAGCCACATGAGTATTCGCCGGTGGTAAATGCACTCAGAAAAAATCCCAAAGCCTGGCTTGATTTCATGATGAA GTTTGAACTGGGATTGGAGAAGCCAGATCCAAAGAGAGCAGTGCAGAGTGCATTGACGATCGCAATAGCTTACATAGTAGGCGGGATAGTCCCACTTTTTCCTTACATGTTGATCTCCTCTGCTGATAGAGCTGTTGTTGCTTCCATCATTGTAACTCTCATGGCGTTGCTCGTTTTCGGCTATGGCAAAGGCCATTTCACCGGAAGCAAACCCTTTTGGAGTGCCCTCCAGACCGCCTTCATCGGAGCAATCGCCTCTGCAGCTGCTTTTGGCATGGCCAAGCTTGTACAAGGATGA